One genomic window of Bacillus mycoides includes the following:
- a CDS encoding MMPL family transporter: protein MKKHPLNMLGKLVAGKNTQWITLSVWILITLVLSFTLPQVNSMKEPNPKNLPETAMSQQAEALMKKEFPNNAGNPLLVVWHRDGGLQSKDYKLIQDVYKELKASPLKEQSTLPPFDTIPEQVLSKSASKDGTSFVTPIFFNKSAGTDILKGNLEELRKIVNSKVDEDPFKQKITDSGLHVRLSGPVGIQTDAVSLFSQADVKLLVATVLLVLVLLILLYRSPILAILPLLVVGFAYGIISPTLGFLADNGWIKVDAQAISIMTVLLFGAGTDYCLFLISRYREYLLEEESKYKALQLAIKASGGAIIMSALTVVLGLGTLLLAHYGAFHRFAVPFSVAVFIMGIAALTILPALLLIFGRVAFFPFIPRTTAMNEEFAKKKVLKVKTTKGAFSKKIGDIVVRKPWTIIMLTVFLLGGLASFVPRIQYTYDLLESFPKDMPSREGFTLITDHFSAGELAPVKIVVDSKGKDLPIKQEIEKLSFVNKVKEPMKGKENNQLQMYEVSLVENPYSIEALDQIPELKNSVKKVLKDTGISNAENQLWIGGETASLYDTKQITERDEAVIIPVMISIIALLLLVYLRSIVAMIYLIVTVVLSFFSALGAGWIVLHFGMGAPAIQGAIPLYAFVFLVALGEDYNIFMVSEIWKNRKKQNHVDAVKNGVIQTGSVITSAGLILAGTFAVLGTLPIQVLVQFGIVTAIGVLLDTFIVRPLLVPAITVVLGRFAFWPGKLWKEEKQLQKEDTL, encoded by the coding sequence ATGAAAAAGCACCCGTTAAATATGTTAGGGAAGCTTGTAGCAGGGAAGAATACGCAATGGATAACTTTATCGGTTTGGATTCTTATTACATTGGTACTTTCATTTACGTTGCCACAAGTAAACAGTATGAAAGAACCGAATCCGAAAAATTTACCTGAAACAGCTATGTCACAGCAAGCTGAAGCACTTATGAAAAAAGAATTTCCTAATAATGCAGGAAATCCGTTGTTAGTAGTATGGCATCGAGATGGTGGATTACAGTCAAAGGATTATAAACTCATACAAGACGTTTATAAAGAATTAAAGGCCAGTCCTTTAAAAGAACAATCAACATTACCACCATTTGATACAATTCCAGAGCAAGTATTATCAAAAAGTGCATCAAAAGATGGTACATCATTTGTCACACCAATATTTTTTAATAAATCTGCTGGAACGGATATATTAAAAGGTAATTTAGAAGAGTTACGAAAAATAGTGAATAGTAAAGTGGATGAAGATCCGTTCAAACAAAAAATTACCGACTCTGGTTTACATGTTCGATTATCTGGACCGGTAGGTATTCAAACGGATGCGGTAAGTTTATTTAGTCAAGCTGATGTGAAATTATTAGTCGCTACTGTATTACTTGTATTGGTTTTATTAATTTTATTGTATCGCTCTCCAATTTTAGCAATTTTACCTTTACTTGTTGTTGGCTTTGCATATGGAATTATCAGTCCGACACTGGGCTTTTTAGCAGACAATGGATGGATTAAAGTAGATGCACAGGCTATATCAATTATGACTGTCTTACTGTTTGGAGCAGGAACGGATTACTGTTTATTTTTAATTTCAAGGTATAGGGAGTATCTGTTAGAAGAAGAAAGTAAATATAAGGCACTGCAACTTGCGATAAAAGCTTCAGGTGGTGCAATTATAATGAGTGCACTAACTGTAGTATTAGGATTAGGAACATTATTGCTTGCACATTATGGAGCCTTTCATCGATTTGCAGTACCATTTAGTGTTGCTGTTTTCATAATGGGAATCGCTGCATTAACAATTCTTCCGGCATTATTATTAATTTTTGGTAGAGTTGCATTCTTCCCATTCATACCGAGAACAACTGCAATGAATGAAGAGTTTGCGAAAAAGAAAGTTTTAAAAGTAAAAACTACAAAGGGGGCCTTTAGTAAAAAGATTGGTGATATTGTTGTACGTAAACCGTGGACAATTATTATGCTAACTGTATTTTTATTAGGAGGATTGGCTTCATTTGTACCACGTATTCAATACACGTACGATTTATTAGAATCATTCCCGAAAGATATGCCATCACGTGAAGGATTTACATTAATCACGGATCATTTTTCAGCTGGAGAATTAGCACCAGTAAAGATTGTAGTTGATTCAAAAGGAAAAGATTTACCTATTAAACAAGAAATAGAGAAATTATCCTTTGTTAATAAAGTGAAAGAACCAATGAAGGGAAAAGAAAATAATCAATTGCAAATGTATGAAGTTTCTTTAGTGGAAAACCCATACTCAATTGAAGCATTAGATCAAATCCCTGAATTGAAAAATAGTGTAAAAAAAGTATTAAAAGACACAGGGATTAGTAATGCAGAAAATCAATTGTGGATTGGCGGGGAAACAGCTTCCTTATATGATACAAAACAAATAACAGAACGTGATGAAGCGGTTATTATTCCTGTGATGATTAGTATTATCGCTTTATTATTGCTTGTTTACTTACGTTCTATCGTCGCGATGATCTATTTAATTGTAACTGTCGTTTTATCATTCTTCTCAGCGCTAGGAGCAGGATGGATAGTACTTCACTTTGGTATGGGAGCTCCCGCAATACAAGGCGCGATACCGTTATATGCATTCGTATTTTTAGTTGCCTTAGGAGAAGATTATAATATCTTTATGGTCTCAGAAATATGGAAAAATAGAAAGAAACAAAATCATGTAGATGCAGTAAAAAATGGTGTTATACAAACAGGAAGTGTAATTACATCAGCTGGTTTAATTTTAGCAGGAACTTTTGCAGTATTAGGTACGTTGCCAATCCAAGTTCTTGTTCAATTTGGTATTGTGACTGCAATCGGTGTATTACTAGATACGTTTATTGTGAGACCATTATTAGTACCAGCAATTACAGTTGTATTAGGACGTTTCGCTTTTTGGCCAGGAAAGCTTTGGAAAGAAGAAAAGCAATTACAAAAAGAAGATACTTTATAA
- a CDS encoding spore germination protein, whose amino-acid sequence MKMKAQDSMGNQNQGQGNTYEDKTTKVSEDYFTGDFNLDLEVIKKEALDNSDVYCREFNIGGTSIRAVLVFVEGLSDKDLIDMHILKSLMCNFPDEYKDESSNVKDSVSKEFIKNRVLPISGVEEVQSVQKMMSKVLMGSTALLIDGLSDVFILNTKKGKTRNIEEPISEGSVRGPRVGFTEVLSDNTALLRLHGENEGLSLVKFHVGERAKKDLVVAFMKEIADPELVEEVKKRIEKINIDNVPESGYIEQLIEDNYLSPFPQVQSTERPDKVIAALMEGRVAILLDGTPFVLIVPVTFSMMMQSPEDYYERWIPGTLIRLLRFGTAIISLFAPALYISFISFHPGLIPTKLAISIIGGREGVPFPAIIEGLFMEIAIEILREAGLRLPKPIGSAMGIVGGLIIGQSAVSAGIVSPIMVIVVAATAISSFALSHYSTAIPLRILRFVAMFFAAIFGLYGVILFFLFICSHISRLKSFGVPYASPAVLYQFTDWKDFIVRMPIQMMKRRPKMLNLKDYVRKGSEEE is encoded by the coding sequence ATGAAGATGAAAGCACAGGATTCAATGGGTAATCAAAACCAAGGACAGGGTAATACATATGAGGATAAAACTACTAAAGTTTCTGAAGACTACTTTACAGGTGATTTCAACTTAGATTTAGAGGTCATAAAAAAAGAAGCTCTTGATAACTCGGACGTTTATTGTCGAGAGTTTAATATCGGCGGGACTAGCATCCGCGCAGTTCTTGTTTTTGTAGAAGGGCTGTCAGATAAAGATCTTATTGATATGCACATTTTGAAATCATTAATGTGTAATTTTCCTGATGAGTATAAAGATGAATCATCTAATGTGAAAGATAGTGTTTCAAAAGAGTTTATTAAAAACCGAGTTCTTCCTATTAGTGGAGTGGAAGAAGTACAATCTGTGCAAAAAATGATGTCAAAGGTGTTAATGGGTTCAACGGCATTATTAATTGATGGATTATCAGATGTATTCATACTTAATACAAAAAAAGGAAAAACACGTAATATTGAAGAGCCAATATCAGAGGGATCGGTTAGGGGGCCACGGGTAGGTTTCACAGAAGTTTTATCGGACAATACTGCTTTGTTACGGTTACACGGTGAAAATGAAGGATTATCATTAGTGAAATTTCATGTAGGAGAACGGGCTAAGAAAGACTTGGTTGTTGCCTTTATGAAAGAGATTGCTGATCCAGAATTAGTAGAAGAAGTTAAGAAGAGAATTGAGAAAATTAATATTGATAATGTGCCAGAATCAGGTTATATAGAACAACTTATTGAAGATAATTATCTTAGTCCTTTCCCGCAAGTACAGAGTACGGAACGTCCTGATAAAGTTATCGCTGCATTAATGGAAGGAAGGGTTGCAATTTTATTAGATGGAACACCTTTTGTATTAATTGTTCCGGTTACATTTAGTATGATGATGCAATCACCCGAAGATTATTATGAACGCTGGATACCAGGTACGCTGATTCGGTTATTGCGCTTTGGAACGGCTATTATTTCTCTATTTGCTCCCGCTCTGTACATTTCATTTATTTCATTCCATCCTGGATTGATTCCAACTAAGTTAGCCATTTCAATTATAGGAGGGCGAGAAGGCGTCCCGTTTCCTGCAATTATAGAAGGATTATTTATGGAAATTGCAATTGAAATTTTACGAGAAGCAGGGCTACGACTACCTAAGCCTATTGGTTCAGCGATGGGAATTGTAGGAGGATTAATCATTGGGCAATCAGCTGTATCAGCTGGAATTGTGAGTCCCATAATGGTAATTGTTGTGGCGGCCACAGCTATTTCTTCTTTTGCACTTTCTCATTATAGTACAGCAATTCCATTACGTATTCTTCGCTTTGTAGCTATGTTTTTCGCTGCTATATTCGGATTATATGGAGTTATTCTATTTTTCTTATTTATATGCAGTCATATTTCAAGGCTTAAAAGTTTTGGTGTACCTTATGCTAGCCCGGCTGTCTTATATCAATTTACCGATTGGAAGGATTTTATTGTTCGTATGCCAATTCAGATGATGAAGCGACGTCCAAAAATGTTGAATTTAAAAGACTATGTACGGAAAGGTAGTGAAGAGGAATGA